In one Rutidosis leptorrhynchoides isolate AG116_Rl617_1_P2 chromosome 8, CSIRO_AGI_Rlap_v1, whole genome shotgun sequence genomic region, the following are encoded:
- the LOC139864249 gene encoding uncharacterized protein, producing the protein MSKFLYGPISIYSSTTLTRYGKPQTYHGLMLNDACTNISGSALIPQPYFVNVDLTCHTFSFGRHYYAGTAFNTELPGFTNILGHSIMIHSANSPDSTGTQQFVGLKLIGPGSPLSFDPIRPVSDRCKKTIQRRATNSSAINVEYHNQGPPTIKCPTFNATMWYDERHNKPKHTKKPTFSICCQNGKILLPKLKSPPPLLMRLLDYTDTTTARFREQIRVYNSMFSFTSFGARIDHTINRGRGPYTFRISGQTYHKIGSLLPEDGRSPRYAQLYFYDTQNEAANRMSAFLGGDSRETVDETLTNSLITMLDEFSAVAQAFRMARDWASNNTSADCALRLLAKISNSRQYNAPSVGEVAALITSDFGHCNSSRDIIVQQRNCAPQRISELHQLYMALQYPLLFPYGETGYHENIPYHCNSGRRKTSRGYITMREFYCYRIQQRENEGTTLLRGGRLFQQYLVDAYTAVEEQRLKYLRNHQNELRTNLYNNVCDAVTRGDTKAASIGKLIILPSSHTGSPRYMLQNYQDAMALCREFDNPDLFITFTSNPKWPEIEGMLSFIEGQRAPDRPEIVARVFKQKLDSLMNDIMKGNIFGTCEAGIYIIEFQKRGLPHVHILIWLTCAYKCKTPEDINDLISAEIPSEEHDPDGYKAVTEFMLHGPCGRQHKDGPCMIDNQCSKHFPKPYYSETTIDEDGYANYRRRNNGVNVKKGKTTLDNSFVVPYNRYLLIRYNAHINVEWCNRSRAIKYLFKYLNKGPDRATTVIQENILPAQNSSAIPEKIIDVDENKNYLDCRYLSPCEAVWRLFSYDIHFSKPSVIKLSYHLPNQQSVTLRDSQHLPALLQRPSIKETMFTQWFELNKQDPKARNLTYAKIPKEYVWNNDAKEWAPRKLRPSIGRIVYSNPASGERYYLRMLLNIVKGPRSFEELRTVDGTLHHTFKDACFAYGLLHDDREWTEAISEAKIWASGAQLRDLFVTMLLFCNITNLLRLWEQHWEDLADDILHKKRKIFNFPDLTLTDSQIKNYCLVEIQGVLHKHGKSLSDFPSLPQPDASLLTQLDNRLIREELNYNIKEMKNLHDNLFRSLNPEQLALYDRLIKAITNQEGGLYFLYGPGGTGKTFLYNTILTKLRSEKMIALAVASSEAIICGIASLLLPGGWTAHSRFVIPLELMENSTCGIKQKTHLAALMHEARLIIWDEAPMTQGSKNEANRQKLFGGMPILLGGDFRQILPVIPKGKRQEIVHACINRSELWKFCHLHTLSRIMRVNEYSVDGQIDNRKRAFNKWVLDVGDGNVPASSKDGDDEPSWIKIPEEFIVKHGINPIETIVDTVFPDFASRQDDEDYL; encoded by the exons ATGTCAAAATTCCTATATGGCCCTATATCAATCTACTCATCAACAACCCTCACACGTTATGGGAAACCACAAACATACCATGGGCTCATGTTAAATGACGCCTGCACCAACATCTCAGGTTCGGCTTTAATCCCTCAGCCTTATTTTGTAAACGTAGATTTAACATGCCACACATTTAGTTTCGGGAGACACTATTATGCAGGAACAGCTTTCAATACAGAGCTCCCCGGTTTCACAAACATCCTAGGGCATTCAATAATGATTCATTCAGCAAATTCACCAGATAGCACTGGAACACAGCAATTTGTCGGACTTAAACTAATTGGTCCAGGTTCTCCACTATCATTCG ACCCGATACGGCCCGTCTCAGATCGTTGCAAAAAGACCATCCAAAGGCGCGCAACCAACTCTTCAG CTATCAACGTCGAATATCATAATCAAGGACCTCCAACAATCAAGTGTCCGACTTTCAACGCAACTATGTGGTACGACGAAAGACACAATAAACCAAAACATACCAAAAAACCAACTTTTTCAATTTGCTGCCAAAATGGGAAAATACTCCTGCCAAAACTCAAGTCCCCACCTCCTCTTTTGATGAGATTACTTGATTATACTGACACCACAACCGCAAGATTTCGAGAGCAAATAAGGGTATATAACAGCATGTTTTCATTTACATCTTTCGGAGCACGGATTGACCACACCATCAACCGGGGCCGCGGCCCATACACATTTAGAATAAGCGGGCAAACATATCATAAGATTGGTTCACTCTTACCGGAGGACGGACGATCACCAAGGTATGCACAGCTATATTTTTATGACACACAGAATGAGGCTGCAAACCGCATGTCGGCTTTTTTAGGAGGTGATTCGAGAGAGACAGTAGATGAAACCTTAACTAATAGCTTGATTACCATGCTAGATGAATTTAGTGCGGTCGCACAGGCATTTCGTATGGCACGTGATTGGGCCAGTAACAATACATCCGCTGACTGCGCACTTCGATTGCTTGCAAAAATATCAAACTCCCGTCAGTATAACGCACCAAGCGTTGGTGAGGTGGCAGCTCTTATCACTAGCGACTTTGGTCACTGTAATTCTTCACGTGATATTATTGTACAACAACGGAACTGCGCACCCCAAAGAATCTCTGAGCTCCATCAATTATATATGGCGTTACAGTACCCACTACTCTTCCCATACGGTGAAACTGGCTATCATGAAAACATACCCTACCATTGTAACAGTGGAAGAAGGAAAACTTCACGGGGTTACATCACCATGCGAGAATTTTACTGCTACAGAATTCAGCAACGTGAGAATGAAGGTACGACCCTACTTAGGGGTGGGCGGTTATTCCAACAATACTTGGTTGACGCTTATACAGCAGTCGAAGAACAAAGGCTTAAGTATTTGAGAAATCACCAAAATGAACTGCGCACCAATCTATACAACAACGTATGCGATGCTGTAACAAGGGGCGACACCAAAGCCGCTTCAATTGGAAAACTAATAATTTTACCATCCTCACACACAGGCAGTCCACGCTACATGCTTCAAAACTACCAAGATGCTATGGCTTTGTGTCGTGAATTCGATAACCCGGACTTATTCATTACCTTCACTTCTAACCCAAAATGGCCAGAAATAGAAGGTATGCTATCCTTTATCGAAGGCCAGCGAGCACCGGACCGTCCTGAAATTGTAGCGAGAGTCTTCAAGCAAAAACTAGACAGCCTCATGAATGATATAATGAAAGGAAACATATTCGGGACATGCGAAGCAG GTATATATATTATTGAATTCCAAAAACGCGGGTTGCCGCATGTCCATATCTTAATTTGGCTAACCTGTGCATACAAATGCAAGACACCAGAAGACATCAATGATCTCATATCGGCCGAAATTCCTAGCGAGGAACACGATCCCGATGGCTACAAGGCTGTCACCGAGTTCATGTTACACGGCCCATGCGGTCGTCAACACAAAGATGGCCCATGTATGATTGATAACCAATGCTCAAAACATTTCCCTAAGCCATATTATTCCGAAACCACAATCGATGAAGACGGGTACGCTAACTACAGACGACGCAACAACGGTGTCAATGTTAAAAAAGGTAAAACAACACTAGACAATAGTTTTGTCGTGCCCTACAATAGATATCTGTTGATCAGATACAACGCACATATCAATGTCGAGTGGTGTAATAGATCTCGAGCGATTAAGTATCTATTCAAATACTTAAATAAAGGGCCGGACCGAGCTACAACTGTCATACAAGAAAACATATTACCCGCACAAAACTCATCAGCCATTCCTGAAAAAATTATTGACGTCGATGAAAACAAGAATTATTTGGATTGCCGATATTTATCTCCGTGCGAAGCTGTATGGAGATTATTTTCTTACGACATCCACTTCTCTAAGCCGTCCGTGATTAAGCTATCATATCATCTACCAAACCAGCAGTCGGTCACTCTACGTGATTCACAACATCTTCCGGCCCTCCTACAACGGCCAAGCATCAAAGAAACCATGTTCACACAATGGTTTGAGCTTAATAAACAAGATCCGAAAGCGCGGAACCTTACATACGCAAAAATCCCTAAAGAGTATGTCTGGAATAATGATGCAAAAGAATGGGCCCCCAGAAAGCTAAGACCCTCAATTGGTCGTATTGTCTATTCAAATCCGGCGTCCGGTGAGCGTTACTATCTAAGAATGTTGTTAAACATTGTAAAGGGACCACGTTCATTTGAAGAACTCCGTACGGTTGATGGTACGTTACACCACACTTTCAAAGACGCTTGCTTCGCGTACGGTTTACTCCACGATGATAGGGAATGGACAGAAGCTATTTCTGAAGCAAAAATCTGGGCATCGGGTGCACAACTTCGCGATTTATTCGTAACCATGCTACTCTTTTGCAACATAACAAACCTACTGAGACTATGGGAACAACACTGGGAAGATTTAGCCGACGACATTCTTCATAAAAAAAGAAAAATCTTCAACTTCCCAGATTTGACCCTAACCGATTCTCAGATTAAAAATTACTGTTTGGTAGAAATACAGGGAGTTTTACATAAACACGGGAAGTCACTCTCTGATTTCCCATCTCTGCCACAGCCTGACGCATCTCTGCTAACCCAATTGGACAATCGCTTGATCCGAGAAGAGTTAAATTACAACATAAAGGAAATGAAGAACTTGCATGACAACCTGTTCAGGTCTCTTAACCCTGAACAACTCGCACTATATGACCGGCTAATCAAAGCGATCACAAATCAGGAAGGCGGGCTGTATTTCTTATATGGCCCAGGTGGGACTGGGAAGACTTTTTTATACAATACTATTCTAACAAAACTCAGATCTGAGAAAATGATTGCGCTAGCAGTTGCATCATcag aAGCCATTATTTGTG GAATCGCTTCATTATTACTACCCGGTGGGTGGACTGCACACAGTCGATTTGTTATCCCACTCGAACTGATGGAGAATAGCACCTGCGGTATAAAACAAAAAACGCATTTGGCAGCGCTAATGCACGAAGCGAGACTAATAATCTGGGATGAAGCACCTATGACTCAAG GTTCTAAAAATGAGGCAAATAGACAAAAGTTATTTGGTGGTATGCCAATATTGTTGGGTGGGGACTTCAGACAAATCCTCCCTGTTATTCCAAAAGGTAAAAGGCAAGAGATAGTTCACGCGTGCATCAATAGATCTGAATTGTGGAAATTCTGTCACCTACATACCCTATCACGCATTATGAGGGTGAACGAATACAGTGTTGATGGCCAAATTGATAATCGAAAACGGGCATTCAATAAATGGGTCTTAGACGTGGGAGATGGTAACGTGCCTGCATCGTCTAAAGATGGAGACGATGAACCATCATGGATAAAGATTCCCGAGGAATTCATTGTAAAACACGGAATAAACCCAATTGAAACAATTGTTGATACCGTTTTCCCAGATTTCGCTTCAAGGCAGGACGATGAAGACTATTTGTGA
- the LOC139864250 gene encoding uncharacterized protein, with protein sequence MTFKSSDEICKGSTDSIEQQQSYPVEYLNKLDFPGVPPHKLKLKIGQPIMLLRNLHPSGGLCNGMRLIITAFQKFVLRARIITGSYIGSTVIIHRIVLTSAQAKWPFVMQRIQFPVRPCYAMTINKSQGQSLNLVGLYLPKPVFSHGQLYVAFSRVTTPNGLKIVMIDDSDERLKGHTKNVVYKETFFNLNQTL encoded by the coding sequence ATGACATTCAAAAGCTCGGACGAAATTTGCAAAGGCTCCACCGACAGCATCGAACAACAACAATCATACCCGGTGGAATATTTAAACAAGCTCGATTTTCCTGGTGTACCTCCTCACAAATTAAAGTTAAAAATAGGCCAGCCAATAATGTTGTTGCGAAATCTACATCCCAGTGGCGGGCTATGTAATGGTATGCGACTGATCATAACAGCATTTCAAAAGTTTGTACTCCGGGCTCGCATCATTACGGGATCGTATATAGGTTCAACGGTAATAATCCACAGAATTGTCCTCACCTCAGCACAAGCAAAGTGGCCATTTGTTATGCAACGAATCCAATTCCCTGTTAGACCGTGTTACGCTATGACAATTAACAAAAGCCAGGGACAGTCACTTAATTTGGTCGGTCTGTACCTCCCTAAACCAGTATTTAGCCACGGACAACTATATGTCGCCTTCTCACGTGTCACAACCCCAAATGGTCTTAAAATAGTCATGATCGATGATAGTGATGAGCGATTGAAGGGACACACAAAAAATGTTGTTTACAAAGAAACGTTCTTCAACCTCAACCAAACTTTGTAA